A window of Pomacea canaliculata isolate SZHN2017 linkage group LG3, ASM307304v1, whole genome shotgun sequence contains these coding sequences:
- the LOC112559252 gene encoding opioid growth factor receptor-like protein 1 codes for MGQCYPSPPERSSSGKPRKNISEESKKERGRNAFRQLPESHHWSDHDTKVYREGYPNKKDNPKLNHNLKFYQGTLSSCPDGDFIDNIHKKWWGDYDLLERHHGYIQWLFPIRESGMNWQAQELQMHEAKAIQKDEKASERFLKSYEMMLDFYGMKLVDRNNGQVQRSEKWKERFHHLNHSMHNYLRITRILKCLGEMGLEHFKKPFIRFILNEAIYKGTLDRTLDSCLNYWVGTLRKDEDRQEMEEYTKQLFHKKDNSQLTLMWL; via the exons ATGGGTCAGTGTTATCCTAGTCCACCTGAAAGAAGCTCTAGTGGAAAACCAAGGAAAAACATCAGTGAA GAAAGTAAAAAGGAGAGAGGACGTAATGCCTTCAGGCAGCTACCAGAAAGCCATCACTGGAGTGACCATGACACAAAGGTGTACAGAGAGGGCTACCCT aacAAAAAGGACAATCCTAAATTAAATCACAATTTGAAATTTTACCAGGGTACATTGTCTTCATGCCCAGATG GTGATTTTATTGATAACATCCATAAAAAATGGTGGGGTGACTATGATCTCTTGGAGCGCCACCATGGCTATATTCAGTG GTTATTTCCAATTCGAGAAAGTGGCATGAACTGGCAGGCCCAGGAGCTGCAGATGCATGAGGCAAAG GCaatacaaaaagatgaaaaggcTTCAGAACGTTTCTTAAAGTCCTATGAGATGATGCTGGATTTTTATGGCATGAAGTTAGTAGATCGCAATAATGGACAAGTTCAGCGTTCCGAAAAATGGAAGGAGCGATTTCACCATCTAAATCA CTCAATGCACAACTATCTCCGAATCACACGCATCCTAAAGTGTCTTGGAGAAATGGGACTGGAACATTTCAAAAAACCATTTATACGTTTTATTCTTAATGAAGCCATTTATAAAGGTACACTTGATCGCACACTAGACAGCTGCCTTAATTACTGGGTTGGAACTTTGCGGAAGGATGAAGATAGGCAAGAGATGGAAGAATACACCAAACAGTTGTTCCACAAGAAGGACAATTCACAGTTAACTTTAATGTggttgtaa
- the LOC112559250 gene encoding LOW QUALITY PROTEIN: ATP-binding cassette sub-family B member 8, mitochondrial-like (The sequence of the model RefSeq protein was modified relative to this genomic sequence to represent the inferred CDS: inserted 1 base in 1 codon) — MFRVTTCRTFGHVTNTRSNMMFVRSRINSVQPIASLKKQVFACTPCWWRLNLTSQSSASKLWQKTFSICRARLANQAASIAKSHIPHGSRTIALAAASFFYPGITAIGLGVLWWKEGKIQVNCKAHHRNRLETGTHQEEGPEPEFPWQQLWEMLSKDIWYLLAAVLSAIAAAAVNIQIPVALGEITNIVSKFTAGAVGSFVEEIKKPAMKLMCIYILQGLLTFSYISLLSTIGENLAVSMRHELFSAYMNQDIVFFDTHKTGMLVDRLTSDVQDFKSSFKLCVSQGLKATTQTIGCIFSLLLISPKLTGIMLVFIPTIICGGTLVGGVLRKFSREAQEQVAKATSVADEAIGNVRTVRAFAMEEKEKELYSQQLEQSRVLNIRLGIGIGAFQGISSIFLNSIVLGSMFAGGWLISLGELNAGELMTFLMATQMIERSLAQMSILFGNMVRGVSAGARVFEYINTHPSVALTGGKKIPYHCLLGTIEFDNVSFSYPTRPGQTILRNFSLHIPGGQIVALVGLSGGGKSTVAALLERFYEVNKGTITIDDVNIQELDASWLRGHAIGFINQEPVLFATTVMENIRYGRPDATDQEVVEAAKLANAHDFITAFPHGYHTVLGXRGVTVSGGQKQRIAIARALIKNPAILILDEATSALDAESERLVQEALDRVSKGRTVLVIAHRLSTIRDANIIAVVSHGKIVEVCNWSLYCLSILNTLYATMSTIKFTGFC; from the exons atgtttcgaGTAACGACCTGTCGGACTTTTGGCCACGTTACAAACACACGCTCAAATATGATGTTTGTTAGAAGCAG AATCAACTCAGTCCAGCCAATAGCATCActaaaaaaacaagtgtttgCTTGCACGCCATGTTGGTGGAGACTGAATCTAACATCCCAGTCATCAGCATCAAAACTGTGGCAAAAGACATTCAGCATCTGCAGGGCACGATTAGCAAACCAGGCTGCAAGCATTGCTAAAAGCCATATACCACATGGCAGTAGGACCATTGCACTGGCAGCAGCATCGTTCTTTTATCCAGGGATCACAGCTATAGGGCTAGGAGTTTTGTGGTGGAAAGAAGGTAAGATTCAAGTGAACTGTAAAGCACACCATCGGAACCGCCTTGAGACTGGTACACATCAAGAAGAGGGTCCAGAACCTGAGTTTCCATGGCAGCAACTGTGGGAAATGCTATCCAAAGACATTTGGTACCTGCTTGCAGCAGTGCTG AGTGCAATAGCAGCTGCAGCAGTGAACATTCAGATCCCAGTGGCTCTAGGAGAAATCACCAACATTGTGTCAAAGTTCACTGCAGGAGCTGTTGGCAGTTTTGTAGAAGAGATCAAGAAACCTGCCATGAAACTAATGTGCATCTATATTCTTCAG GGTCTGCTGACTTTCAGCTATATTTCACTCTTATCAACCATTGGGGAGAACTTGGCCGTAAGCATGCGGCATGAACTGTTTTCTGCTTACATGAATCAAGACATTGTGTTTTTTGACACTCACAAAACTGGGATGCTTGTAGACAG ATTGACCTCGGATGTACAAGACTTCAAATCTTCCTTCAAACTTTGTGTTTCCCAAGGCCTAAAAGCTACtacacag ACAATTGGGtgcattttttctcttcttttgataTCGCCAAAGCTGACGGGTATCATGCTTGTCTTCATTCCAACGATCATTTGTGGAGGCACTCTGGTGGGGGGTGTGCTGCGCAAGTTCTCTAGAGAAGCACAAGAGCAA GTTGCAAAAGCAACATCTGTAGCAGATGAAGCAATTGGAAATGTTCGCACTGTGAGGGCTTTTgcaatggaagaaaaagagaagga GCTATATTCCCAGCAGCTGGAACAGTCTCGTGTTCTCAACATCAGGCTTGGTATTGGTATTGGGGCATTCCAAGGCATATCCAGCATTTTCCTCAACTCTATAGTGCTTGGATCCATGTTTGCTGGTGGCTGGCTTATCTCTCTTGGTGAGCTTAATGCTGGAGAACTGATGACCTTTTTAATGGCGACTCAGATGATAGAGAG ATCCTTGGCTCAGATGTCTATTCTTTTTGGCAATATGGTGCGAGGTGTGTCTGCTGGAGCTAGAGTCTTTGAG TATATCAACACCCACCCATCAGTGGCTCTGACAGGGGGTAAAAAAATTCCATACCACTGTCTTCTGGGTACCATAGAGTTCGACAATGTCAGCTTTTCCTACCCAACTCGACCAGGCCAG ACAATTTTGCGCAATTTTTCTCTACACATTCCTGGAGGGCAAATAGTAGCTTTGGTTGGGCTTTCAGGTGGAG GAAAATCTACAGTGGCAGCACTGTTAGAAAGGTTTTATGAAGTGAACAAAGGCACCATCACCATTGATGATGTCAATATTCAAGAGCTTGATGCTTCCTGGTTAAGAGGTCATGCTATTGGCTTCATCAATCAG GAACCTGTTCTTTTTGCCACAACAGTCATGGAGAACATACGTTATGGCCGCCCAGATGCAACAGATCAAGAA GTGGTGGAAGCAGCAAAACTGGCCAATGCCCATGACTTTATCACAGCCTTTCCTCATGGTTACCACACAGTCCTTG AACGAGGAGTCACTGTATCAGGAGGGCAAAAACAACGCATCGCTATTGCTAGAGCGCTGATAAAAAATCCTGCTATCCTCATTCTTGATGAGGCGACCAG TGCACTTGATGCGGAATCAGAAAGACTTGTGCAGGAGGCTTTAGACAGAGTATCCAAAG GCCGCACTGTGCTGGTGATTGCTCACCGACTTAGCACAATAAGAGATGCAAATATCATTGCAGTTGTCTCACATGGGAAAATTGTAGAGGTATGTAACTGGTCCCTGTACTGCTTATCTATTTTAAATACACTTTATGCAACAATGAGTACCATTAAATTTACTGGCTTTTGCTAG